The Megalobrama amblycephala isolate DHTTF-2021 linkage group LG7, ASM1881202v1, whole genome shotgun sequence genome window below encodes:
- the LOC125271453 gene encoding uncharacterized protein LOC125271453 yields MSDLLSTVKILAGSTAEIAAASVGDQRLVAAVKLDEENNSVEILNGLKVVDVKAEVSVEVPEEAEVEEAMIGRSDLKIVGEELEELSSALHAVEETTVEVADDHVKSEADSPVVAEVYVESPASSEEASVPEMESILELEESMSPVVMLSEDDTSGPAEVTSQAVKAIGQGIEEDIALSHEPAATETEHADLTAPPTDLEEALQGTTEAAEEVVVEMMLDAVEEAKPEKVSEEAVESGNVTMTMAQA; encoded by the exons ATGTCTGATCTACTGAGCACTGTGAAAATCCTGGCTGGATCTACAGCGGAGATTGCAGCTGCTTCAGTTGGTGATCAGCGCCTGGTGGCCGCAGTGAAGTTGGATGAGGAGAACAATTCTGTGGAGATCCTCAATGGGCTGAAGGTTGTTGATGTTAAAGCAGAGGTCTCAGTAGAAGTGCCTGAGGAAGCTGAGGTAGAGGAGGCCATGATCGGTAGGTCCGATCTGAAAATTGTAGGTGAAGAACTGGAGGAATTGTCTTCAGCACTTCATGCAGTAGAAGAAACCACTGTTGAAGTGGCAGATGACCATGTCAAGTCTGAGGCAGACAGCCCTGTTGTGGCCGAAGTTTATGTTGAAAGCCCTGCTTCATCAGAGGAGGCCTCTGTTCCGGAGATGGAGAGTATTTTGGAATTGGAAGAGTCAATGAGCCCTGTGGTGATGTTGTCAGAAGATGATACCTCTGGACCTGCAGAGGTGACATCACAAGCAGTCAAGGCAATAGGTCAGGGAATAGAGGAAGATATAGCATTAAGTCATGAGCCAGCTGCTACAGAAACAGAACATGCAGATCTCACAGCGCCACCAACAGACCTGGAGGAAGCACTACAGGGCACAACAGAGGCTGCAGAAGAAGTTGTCGTGGAAATGATGCTGGATGCTGTGGAGGAAGCTAAACCAGAAAAGGTGTCAGAAGAAg CTGTTGAAAGTGGAAATGTTACGATGACCATGGCACAAGCCTGA